One stretch of Miscanthus floridulus cultivar M001 chromosome 18, ASM1932011v1, whole genome shotgun sequence DNA includes these proteins:
- the LOC136522151 gene encoding E3 ubiquitin-protein ligase Os06g0535400-like produces the protein MDLPWLDLPFTFLTLLLATRLAYDYYGDVAAAFAGGFSIQVFLFYCFARWYRHAIADRASDDAWGRNDPSPSARPQQGDADAAPVLTPLLGSPDGVRPSTLANRCFAVVFMVFVPLVIVVFERSQADVVAYALCLANIIVMVVWLSPDTGSTVSAAKSFLRLSDDEDDGSGGSAGGAEDKCCVCLAGMREDQALRALPRCRHRFHDKCIGKWLKAHPTCPVCRATAVPPPLHGGGSDPLDDDISPV, from the coding sequence ATGGACCTCCCGTGGCTGGATCTGCCCTTCACCTTCCTTACGCTGCTCCTCGCCACCCGCCTCGCCTACGACTACTACGGCGACGTCGCAGCCGCCTTCGCCGGCGGCTTCTCGATCCAGGTCTTCCTCTTCTACTGCTTCGCGCGCTGGTACCGCCACGCCATCGCCGACCGCGCCAGCGACGATGCTTGGGGCCGCAACGACCCGTCGCCGTCGGCGCGGCCGCAGCAGGGGGACGCGGACGCCGCGCCCGTTCTGACGCCGCTGCTGGGGTCGCCAGACGGCGTGCGGCCGTCGACGCTGGCAAACCGATGCTTCGCCGTGGTGTTCATGGTGTTCGTGCCGCTGGTCATCGTCGTCTTCGAGCGGAGCCAGGCCGATGTCGTGGCCTACGCGCTCTGCCTCGCCAACATCATCGTCATGGTCGTCTGGCTCTCGCCGGACACCGGGTCAACGGTCTCGGCCGCTAAGTCGTTCCTGCGGCTcagcgacgacgaggacgacggcaGCGGGGGCAGCGCCGGCGGCGCAGAGGACAAGTGCTGCGTCTGCCTCGCCGGCATGCGGGAGGACCAGGCGCTCAGGGCGCTGCCACGGTGCCGCCACCGCTTCCACGACAAGTGCATCGGCAAGTGGCTCAAGGCGCACCCGACGTGCCCTGTGTGCCGGGCCACCgccgtgccgccgccgctccACGGCGGCGGCAGTGATCCGCTAGATGACGATATTAGCCCTGTCTAG